The Planctomycetota bacterium DNA window CTCGTGGGGGCCAACGGGGCCGGGAAGACCACGACGCTTCTTGCGATTTCGGGGATCGTCCGGGCGCGGGCGGGACGGGTGGTGTGGGAGGGGCGGGAGATTCAGAACCGGCCGCCGCATGAAATCGTGCGGCTGGGGATCGCGCACGCGCCGGAGGGGCGGCGGATTTTCCCGCGTCTGACGGTGCGGGAGAATCTGGAGATGGGGGCGTACGGGCGGAGGGACCGGGCGGGGGTGCGGGCGGACCTGGAGCGGGTGTACGGCCTTTTCCCGGTGCTTGGGGAGCGGCGGGCCCAGCCGGGGGGGACGCTTTCGGGGGGAGAGCAGCAGATGCTGGCGGTGGGGCGGGCGCTGATGGCGCGGCCGCGGCTTCTGCTTCTGGACGAGCCGTCGCTGGGGCTGGCGCCGCAGGTGGCGCGGCGGATTTTCGAAGTGCTGGGGGAGCTTCACCGGTCGGGGACTTCGATTCTTCTGGTGGAGCAGAACGTGCGGGCGGCGCTGGGGCTGGCGGCGCGCGGGTACGTGCTCGAAGGCGGCCGGGTGGTCTTGGGCGGGGCGGCGCGGGAGCTTCTGGCGGACCCGCGGGTGCGGGCGGCCTATCTGGGGGAATGAAGGGCGCGCCGGGACTTTCTCCGGTCGAGCTTGAGGTCGCCGGCGTTCCGCGCGCGGGCGGGAATCGTTTCGCGCCGGAGTCCGCGATGGTGGGCCGTGCAGGATTCGAACCTGCGACCCCCTGCGTGTAAAGCAGGCGCTCTGGCCGCTGAGCTAACGGCCCGAAAAGGGGCCTCGATTATAGCCGGAGGGGCGGAAAAAAGCCCGCTCCCCGGAAGCGCATTCCGGGGAGCGGGCGGGATCGACGATCAGGCGGAGGCGCGGACCGGGACGGCGGCCTCGATTTCGGCCAGAAGCTCCGCGGCCCGGGGGCCCGTCACGATCATGCCCACCAGGTGCGCGCCTTCGGCGACGGCCAGCGTGGGACTGGTGACATTGCCGTGGACCCGGCCGCTCTTCTCGACGACGACCGGCCCGCGGGACGTGATCGGCCCCTTGACCTCGCCCTTGACCACGACGCCTTCCGCGCGAACCTCGGCGATGAGGGTGCCCTTCCTGCCGACGGTCACGACGCCCGCCGTGTACATCTCGATCTTCGCGCAGTACTCGTTGATCTCGAGATCCTGCGTCGAGATGTTGCGGTGGCAGCCGGGGCAGGACGTCGACTTCGTGACGCGCGAAACTTCCTGCCGCGCGTCGCAGCGCGGGCAGAAGATGAGCCGGCGTCCGGCGTCCTTGGACATCGCGCCCCCCGAGCGCGCCTATTTCTTGATCGGCGTCGCGGGAACGGGAACGACGAACTCGCTCTTTTCGGCGCCCTTGAGCGCGTCGGGGCTCACATGGCAGTTGCCCACGAAGGTGGCCCCTTCGGCGATCACGAGCTTCGGCGCGCGGATGTCCCCGAGAACGTTGGCGCTCGAGGAGAGCTCCACGCGCTCCGTGGCGGTGAGGTTCCCCTTGAAGCTGCCCTCGATCTGGATCTGGCCGACGGTGACGTCGGCGGTGAGGTGCGCGCCCTTGCCGAGCGCGAGCTTGCCTTTCGAGGCGATCTTGCCCTCGACCTTGCCCTCGATCCGCATCGAGTGCTCGAAGGAAAGCTCCCCCTTGAAGGTGCAGTCCGAGCCCAGAACCGTGATGGAGTCGCCGCCCGCAGGACGATTGTCCGGCATATCCCTCTCTCCTATCAAGAAGTGACACTGTCTCTATAGCCCACGGTCTCCGGCTTGTCAAGGAGGCGGCCGGAAAAAGTCCGTTTCAGGGTTCCAAATTTGACAGCCTTCGCGGGAGAGGGATAATATTCAGCCGTGCCGTCCCGAACGTCGCGCCGGAAATGTCCCCGCTGCGGGGCCGCCGCGCGGGGGGAGGGCCCCCTGTGCGCCCGGTGCTCGGCCGCCCCCGAGCCGGCGAAAATCCCGCCGGGGGACGGATTCGTCTGTCCCTACTGCCGGCGGGAGCTTTCCTGGGACACCCTCAAGAGCGCCGAGGCGGAAATCTCGATCTACGTCCGCGAAAAGATCTATTACTGTCCGGACTGCCGATCCTTCCTCGGCGTGGCGAGCTGGCACACGGAAGGCTGAAGCCGGCCTCCCGCCTCACCGCCGCGGAGGCCGGAGCGGGTCGGCGGCGAATTCCACCCGATCGAAGCCGGCCGCGACGCACGCATCGACCGCCCCCAGGACGTGTTCATAGGGAACCTCGGCGTCCGCATCCACGACGACGGGCCTGCTCCGTCCGTCCGCGGTCCGGAAAGGCGACAGTTCCCGGAGACGGCGGACCAGGCGCGTCCAGACCGATCGATTGTGCGCCGCGCGGTCGAGGCGCGTCTCCGTGGGGTGGAGCTCCCCGATCTCGAGGCGTTCCACAAACACCCGGGACGCCGGTCCGTTCTTCGGGGCCCGGGCATGCCGCCCTCGGTCATGAAAGTGCTCCCCGGCGCGACCTCCGGCGCAGAGAACGACGCGCAGCTCCTCCAGGGGCGATGAAGGCGCGTCGAGGGTTCCGCGCCGGGGAAGCTGGGAGAAGAGCTTTCCTTCCACCTCCTGGAGACGCATCGAAAGCATGAAAAAAAGAAGCAGCTGAAAGACGACGTCGATCATGGGGGTCATCGAAACCCCCTCCGGGAAGACGGACGAGGGCGACCGGCGGCGCGCGCGGAACATGGCCCCTCCTTCCCGGCACGCACGGGTGTAAACGGAGGAGAGGGCCCCGGGGTTCGGGAACCGCGGGTCAGCGCTTCTTGGCGAAGCCGGTCACCACGTACATGCCGCTGCGGGGGTCCTTGCCGAGGGTGATGAGTCCCGTGCGCTCCATGTCTTCGAGAAGGTCCTGGAACGTGCGGTAGCCGTGGTAGGACTCGTCGAACTGCGGCTTCTTGCGCTTGAGGGTGTCTTTGATGAGCGACGAGTAGAGCACCTCGCGGTTCTCGCGCTTGAGGGCGAGGATCGTGTCGATGATGTACTCGAAGGCCTCCCGCTTGAGCTTGGGGACGTCGTCGGGGATCTCGGGCGCGGTGGCCGTGCGCTCGAGGTCCTCGTAGTAGATGAACTCGTCGCAGTTGTCCACGAGAAGCGGCGAGGTGGCGTCCTTCATGCCCATGCCGATGACGCGCTTGCCGTTCTCCTTGAGCTTGGAGACGAGGGGCGAGAAATCGCTGTCGCCGGTCAGAAGCGCGAAGGTGTCGATGTGAGCCTTGGAGTGCGCCAGGTCGATCGCGTCCACGCACATCCGGATGTCCGCCGAGTTCTTGCCCGCGGAGGAGCGCTTGGGGACTTCGATGAGCTCGATGGCCGCCTCGTGGAGGGACTGCTTGTAGTCCCGGTAGCGCGTCCAGTCCGCGTAGGCGCGCTTGACGATGATCTTGCCTTTCTCGAGGAGGCGTTCGAGGACCTTCTGGACCTCGAACCGCTTGCGCGAGCGTTCGAAGCCCAGGGCGAAGTTCTCGAAATCGATGAACACCGCGATGGCGGACTCGTGGGAGCCGTTGGAAGGCTGGCTGGGATTGGTCATGGATCTCCTTGAATCGGGCCGGTCGCCTGACGGGAGCATACACGCCCGGCCGCCCTCCGTCAATACGCGGGGCCGCCCCGGCGCGCGGCGCGCTCCCGGATCGCCGTGAAGAGCACGGGGGTCACCACCAGGACGTGAAGGAGCGAGCTGAACATGCCGCCGAGGACGGGCGCCGCCAGCGGCTTCATCACCTCGGCGCCCGTTCCGGTGGACCACATGATGGGGATGAGCCCCGCGAGCGTCGTTCCCACGGTCATGAGCTTGGGCCGCAGCCGCAGAAGCGCCCCTTCCATCACCGCCTCCCGCAGGACCGCGGGCGTCACCCGCGTCCCGGCCCGCTCCCGCCGCGCCAGCGCCTCTTCGAGGTAGATCACCATCACGATCCCCGTCTCCGCCGCCGTGCCGAAAAGGGCGATGAAACCCACCCACACCGCCGTCGAGAAGCGGTAGTCGAGCAGCGCCATCGCCGCAAGCCCGCCCGTCAGCGCGAAGGGAATCGCCAGCGCCACGTGGAGCGCCTCTTTCCAGGAATGATAGATGAAATAAAGCAGGAGCACGATGATGCCCACCGTCACGGGGAAAACCACCAGCAGACGCCGGTTGTCCCGCACGGTGTTCTCGTACCGGCCGCTCCATTCGACCCGGAAGCCGGGAGGGAACTCCACGTGCCGGTCCACCGCCCGGCGGGCTTCCTCCACGAAGCCCACGACGTCCCGTCCCCGCACGTTGAGGAACACCGTCGCGCGGAGCTGGCCGTTTTCGCTCGAGATCATGGCCGGGCCGGACGCCACCCGGAGATCCGCCACCATCGCCAGCGGCACGTGCCCGCCGTCGGCGGCCGGGAGGAGGATCCTTCCCACGTCCTCGAGGCTTTCGCGCCAGTCCCGCGCATAGCGGATCCGCACGGCATACCGCTCCCGGCCTTCGATCATCGTGGCGGCGGTGCGCCCCCCCACGGCCGCTTCGACCGCCTGGAGGGCTTCTTCGGCGGACACGCCGTATCGGGCCGCCCGCGCGCGGTCGAGCTTCACCTCCAGAAACTGCGCGCCCTTGACGGGTTCCGGAAAGACGTCCGCCGCCCCGGCCACCCCGCCGGCCACGCGCGCCACCTTTCGGGCCAGCTCATCGAGCGTCTCGAGGATCCGCGCGTTGTCCGCGCCCGTTCCGAAGATCTTGATGCCGATCTCGGTCCGCACCCCCGTCGTCAGCATGTCGATCCGGTTGATGATGGGCTGCGTCCAGATGTTGGAAACCCCCACGAGCCGCGTCTCCGGATCCAGAACGTCGTCCCGCAGGCGCTCCTTCGTGTAGCGCTCCAGGGGATCCGAGAAATCGAGCTTCGCGAGGATCTCCCGCACCCGGGCGGGATCGGGCTCCCGCCGCCGGTAAAGCTCGAGGGCGGGCGACTGGAGGAGCTCCATCCAGGCCGCGAACGCCGCCGACTCGAACACCGGCCGGAGCCCTTCCTTCATCTTCCGGTACGCCTCGGGTCCCGCCGACCGCCCGCGGGTGTAGCGGTCCACGGCGAGCGTCACGTTCCGCAGGAAGGGGCGCACGAGCTGCTTCTCGTAGGAGTCCCGCAACGTCTGCTCGAAGACCCGCTTCTGTTCCAGGACCGCCGGCTCCAGCTCGCGGCCGCGGATCGAAGCGTAAAAATCGCGGCGCCGCTTCCAGACGACGTGCCGGTGCGGGCGCAGGGTGCCGTCGGCCACGGAGGCCTCCATGAGGCGCTCGAAGGCCTCGCGCACGAGCGACTCCCGGATCGCCCGCCGCGGCCACTCCGCGTAGGGTTTGAGATCCACGACCGTTTCGAACATGCTGACGGGCGCGGGATCCGTGGCCGTCTCCGCCCGGCCCGCTTTGCCCACGACCTGCGCCACCTCCGGGAAGCTCCGCAGAACCGCGTCCTGGTGCTTCATGATCTCGACCGCGCCGGTGAGGGAGACCGTGGGGGCCGTCACGGGCATGAAGAGAAGATCCTGCTCGTCGAGCGCGGGGATGTATTCGCGGCCGAGCCCCGGGACGAGAAGGTTGAGGTCGTCCGTCCAGGACGAAAGCCGCGCGTAAAGCCGCGGAGCGACCTCCCGGCCGAGCGCGAGGGAGGCGGCTTCGAGAGGCAGCCTCGCCGGCGCCAGAAGCGCCGTCCCCGCCCCGAACGCGGCGACGCAGGCGCTCACGAAAAGAATCGCCGCCAGCGCGATCGTCAGCGCCCGATGGTCGAGCGCCCAGGAAAGAACCGGAAGATACACCCTCCGGGCCAGGCGCAGAAGGACGTTGTCCTCCTCCCGGTGCATCCGCCCGCGCAGCAGAAGCGTGCAGAGGACGGGCACAAGCGTCACGGAAATCACCGCCGCGCCGATCATGGCGAAGGTCTTGGTCCACGCGAGCGGATGAAACATCTTGGCCGACTGCCCCGTGAGCGCGAAGACTGGGAGGAAGGCCACGATGATGATGATCATGGAGTAGAAGATCGGCCGTCCCACGAGCTTCGAGGCCGAAAGGACCGTCTCCCATACCCGGCGCCGGTCCCGCGTGTCCACGCCCTCCTGTTCGATCCTCCGGAAGGCGTTTTCCGTCACCACGATCCCGGCGTCCGTCAGCTCTCCGATCGCGATGGCGATGCCCGCCAGGGACATGATGTTGGCCGTCATGTCGAGCGAACCCATGAAGAGAAAGCTCGTCAGGACCGCCAGGGGCAGGGGGATCGTCACGATGAGGATCGAGCGGAAATGCATGAGGAAGATGATGTGGGAAAGCGCGATGAGGACGATCTGCTCGAGGATCGCCGTGCGCAGGGTCGCGATGGCCCGCCCGACCAGCTCCGTCCGGTCGTAGAACGGGACGATCCGCACGCCCGGGGGCAGCCCCGCGCGGATCCCCTCCAGGCGGCGGCGGACGTCGGCCACCACGTCCGAGAACTTCACTCCCTGGCGCGCCATGACCACGCCGCCCACCGCCTCCGCGCCGTCTTTTTCGAGCGCCCCGCGGCGGAACTCCGGGCCGAGCTGGACGGCGGCCACCTGCCGGACCGTGACGGGCGTCCCTTCCGAGGTGGACAGGACGATCTCTTCGATGTCCCGGATCCCTTCGAGGAGCCCCACCCCGCGCACGATGTGCTCGGCGCCGTTCTGCTCGAGGACCGTGGCGCCGACGTTGAGGTTGGCCCGCGCCACCGCCTCGTACACCTCCCCCAGGGTGACGCCGTGGGCCACGAGCTTGTGCGGATCGACGTCGATCTGGTACTGCTTGACATGCCCGCCCACGGAGGCGACCTCGGCCACGCCCGGAAGGGCCGAAAGCGCGTAGCGGACGTACCAGTCCTGAAGCGACCGAAGTTCGCCCAGGTCCAGGCGCGACGGCACCCGATCCGTTCCGTCCTCGGGGCATTTCCCGGGCCGGTCCCAGGTTCCCCGCCGCGGATGCTTCGGACAATACCAGCCGTTTTCGATCGTGTACCAGAAGACGTGTCCCACGCCCGTCCCGTCGGGGCCCAGGACCGCCTTGACCCCCTCGGGAAGCGTCACGAGGGGCAGTTTCTCGAGCACCCGCTGGCGCGCAAAGTAGAAATCCACGCCGTCTTC harbors:
- a CDS encoding ABC transporter ATP-binding protein yields the protein LVGANGAGKTTTLLAISGIVRARAGRVVWEGREIQNRPPHEIVRLGIAHAPEGRRIFPRLTVRENLEMGAYGRRDRAGVRADLERVYGLFPVLGERRAQPGGTLSGGEQQMLAVGRALMARPRLLLLDEPSLGLAPQVARRIFEVLGELHRSGTSILLVEQNVRAALGLAARGYVLEGGRVVLGGAARELLADPRVRAAYLGE
- a CDS encoding polymer-forming cytoskeletal protein, encoding MSKDAGRRLIFCPRCDARQEVSRVTKSTSCPGCHRNISTQDLEINEYCAKIEMYTAGVVTVGRKGTLIAEVRAEGVVVKGEVKGPITSRGPVVVEKSGRVHGNVTSPTLAVAEGAHLVGMIVTGPRAAELLAEIEAAVPVRASA
- a CDS encoding polymer-forming cytoskeletal protein, which gives rise to MPDNRPAGGDSITVLGSDCTFKGELSFEHSMRIEGKVEGKIASKGKLALGKGAHLTADVTVGQIQIEGSFKGNLTATERVELSSSANVLGDIRAPKLVIAEGATFVGNCHVSPDALKGAEKSEFVVPVPATPIKK
- a CDS encoding biopolymer transporter ExbD; this translates as MFRARRRSPSSVFPEGVSMTPMIDVVFQLLLFFMLSMRLQEVEGKLFSQLPRRGTLDAPSSPLEELRVVLCAGGRAGEHFHDRGRHARAPKNGPASRVFVERLEIGELHPTETRLDRAAHNRSVWTRLVRRLRELSPFRTADGRSRPVVVDADAEVPYEHVLGAVDACVAAGFDRVEFAADPLRPPRR
- a CDS encoding NYN domain-containing protein — its product is MTNPSQPSNGSHESAIAVFIDFENFALGFERSRKRFEVQKVLERLLEKGKIIVKRAYADWTRYRDYKQSLHEAAIELIEVPKRSSAGKNSADIRMCVDAIDLAHSKAHIDTFALLTGDSDFSPLVSKLKENGKRVIGMGMKDATSPLLVDNCDEFIYYEDLERTATAPEIPDDVPKLKREAFEYIIDTILALKRENREVLYSSLIKDTLKRKKPQFDESYHGYRTFQDLLEDMERTGLITLGKDPRSGMYVVTGFAKKR
- a CDS encoding efflux RND transporter permease subunit yields the protein MIEKLIEFSLRNRLVVILAAGALAAAGYVRMQRTPVDAIPDVSENQVIVYADWPGRSPQEVEDQITYPLTSALRGLAGVTAVRGQSMFGFSLLYVIFEDGVDFYFARQRVLEKLPLVTLPEGVKAVLGPDGTGVGHVFWYTIENGWYCPKHPRRGTWDRPGKCPEDGTDRVPSRLDLGELRSLQDWYVRYALSALPGVAEVASVGGHVKQYQIDVDPHKLVAHGVTLGEVYEAVARANLNVGATVLEQNGAEHIVRGVGLLEGIRDIEEIVLSTSEGTPVTVRQVAAVQLGPEFRRGALEKDGAEAVGGVVMARQGVKFSDVVADVRRRLEGIRAGLPPGVRIVPFYDRTELVGRAIATLRTAILEQIVLIALSHIIFLMHFRSILIVTIPLPLAVLTSFLFMGSLDMTANIMSLAGIAIAIGELTDAGIVVTENAFRRIEQEGVDTRDRRRVWETVLSASKLVGRPIFYSMIIIIVAFLPVFALTGQSAKMFHPLAWTKTFAMIGAAVISVTLVPVLCTLLLRGRMHREEDNVLLRLARRVYLPVLSWALDHRALTIALAAILFVSACVAAFGAGTALLAPARLPLEAASLALGREVAPRLYARLSSWTDDLNLLVPGLGREYIPALDEQDLLFMPVTAPTVSLTGAVEIMKHQDAVLRSFPEVAQVVGKAGRAETATDPAPVSMFETVVDLKPYAEWPRRAIRESLVREAFERLMEASVADGTLRPHRHVVWKRRRDFYASIRGRELEPAVLEQKRVFEQTLRDSYEKQLVRPFLRNVTLAVDRYTRGRSAGPEAYRKMKEGLRPVFESAAFAAWMELLQSPALELYRRREPDPARVREILAKLDFSDPLERYTKERLRDDVLDPETRLVGVSNIWTQPIINRIDMLTTGVRTEIGIKIFGTGADNARILETLDELARKVARVAGGVAGAADVFPEPVKGAQFLEVKLDRARAARYGVSAEEALQAVEAAVGGRTAATMIEGRERYAVRIRYARDWRESLEDVGRILLPAADGGHVPLAMVADLRVASGPAMISSENGQLRATVFLNVRGRDVVGFVEEARRAVDRHVEFPPGFRVEWSGRYENTVRDNRRLLVVFPVTVGIIVLLLYFIYHSWKEALHVALAIPFALTGGLAAMALLDYRFSTAVWVGFIALFGTAAETGIVMVIYLEEALARRERAGTRVTPAVLREAVMEGALLRLRPKLMTVGTTLAGLIPIMWSTGTGAEVMKPLAAPVLGGMFSSLLHVLVVTPVLFTAIRERAARRGGPAY